In Excalfactoria chinensis isolate bCotChi1 chromosome 3, bCotChi1.hap2, whole genome shotgun sequence, one DNA window encodes the following:
- the LOC140250190 gene encoding b(0,+)-type amino acid transporter 1-like: MRRRQTTDSPHSSTDLSEGGEKLRLKQEVGLISGVSLIAGTMIGSGIFMSPEWVLHHMGSPASSLLMWAACGLLAMFGALSYAELGTVIKESGGEYIYILRIFGSFPAFLFAYTSVILVRPAALAAVCLSFAEYAVAPFYPGCSSPQVVIKCTAAACILVLTIINCLNVRLAMSIMNIFTAAKLLALLVIVVGGLVLLAKGQTQSFQNAFQGTNAGIGTIGVAFYQGLWSYDGWNNLNYVTEELKNPEVTLPRAVMIAIPLVTCLYLLVNVSYFAAMAPSELLTSGAVAVTWGNKVLAGWAWLISLSVALSTFGSSNGTFFSGGRVCYIAAREGHMPDILSMAHVRCLTPSPALLFTSAMSFIMIISGNFTSIVTYFSFITWFFYGMTISGLLYLKIKKPDLPRAYKVPIVIPIIVLMAAVYLVLAPIIDQPQIEILYVVLFVLSGIVLYFPLVRFKCHPRFLQRVTLHLQLFLEVAPTFRDVN, encoded by the exons ATGAGGAGAAGACAAACGACAGATTCGCCTCATTCATCCACAGATCTGAGTGAAGGAGGGGAGAAATTAAGACTGAAACAAGAGGTCGGCCTGATTAGCGGGGTGTCATTAATTGCAGGCACCATGATAGGCTCGGGGATCTTTATGTCCCCTGAGTGGGTGCTGCATCACATGGGGAGCCCCGCCAGCAGCCTGCTCATGTGGGCAGCATGTGGTCTGCTGGCCATGTTTGGAGCTCTGTCTTACGCTGAGCTTGGGACCGTGATCAAAGAGTCTGGAGGAGAATATATTTACATCTTGAGGATTTTTGgttcctttcctgcttttctttttgcctacACTTCTGTCATCCTGGTGAGACCAGCTGCGTTGGCAGCTGTCTGTCTGAGCTTTGCCGAATACGCCGTCGCGCCGTTCTACCCAGGATGCTCATCCCCACAGGTTGTCATCAAATGTACGGCTGCTGCCTGCATCCTGGTCCTAACTATCATCAACTGCCTCAATGTGAGGCTGGCCATGTCTATTATGAATATTTTTACAGCTGCCAAACTCTTGGCATTGCTGGTGATCGTGGTGGGCGGATTGGTGCTGCTTGCCAAGGGGCAGACTCAGAGCTTTCAGAACGCTTTTCAAGGCACAAATGCAGGCATCGGGACGATCGGAGTGGCATTTTATCAGGGACTCTGGTCCTACGATGGCTGGAACAACCTGAACTACGTAACTGAGGAACTGAAGAACCCTGAG GTGACCCTTCCCAGAGCTGTGATGATCGCTATTCCTTTGGTTACATGCCTGTATTTGCTGGTAAATGTCAGCTACTTTGCAGCCATGGCTCCGTCTGAGCTGCTGACTTCAGGAGCTGTGGCCGTCACTTGGGG GAACAAAGTCCTGGCTGGCTGGGCATGGCTCATCTCCCTGTCAGTGGCACTGTCTACGTTTGGCTCATCCAATGGCACGTTCTTTAGCGGAGGCCGCGTGTGCTACATCGCTGCAAGGGAAGGTCATATG CCTGACATCTTGTCCATGGCCCACGTGCGATGCCTCACGCCTTCCCCTGCGCTGCTGTTCACATCTGCGATGTCGTTTATAATGATAATCTCAGGGAACTTCACCAGCATTGTGACCTATTTCAG ttttattACGTGGTTTTTCTATGGCATGACTATTTCTGgtcttctgtatttaaaaatcaagaaaCCTGACCTGCCAAGAGCTTACAAG GTCCCGATCGTCATCCCCATCATCGTGCTGATGGCAGCCGTGTACCTGGTGTTAGCTCCAATCATCGATCAGCCCCAGATTGAGATTCTCTATGTCGTCCTGTTCGTTCTCAGCGGTATTGTCCTTTACTTCCCCCTGGTTCGCTTCAAGTGCCACCCCCGCTTCTTACAGAGGGTCACTTTGCATCTCCAGCTGTTCCTGGAAGTTGCTCCGACCTTTAGGGATGTGAACTGA
- the RHOB gene encoding rho-related GTP-binding protein RhoB, translated as MAAIRKKLVVVGDGACGKTCLLIVFSKDEFPEVYVPTVFENYVADIEVDGKQVELALWDTAGQEDYDRLRPLSYPDTDVILMCFSVDSPDSLENIPEKWVPEVKHFCPNVPIILVANKKDLRNDEHVRNELARMKQEPVRTEDGRAMAIRIQAYDYLECSAKTKEGVREVFETATRAALQKRYGTQNGCINCCKVL; from the coding sequence ATGGCCGCCATCCGCAAGAagttggtggtggtgggggacGGAGCCTGTGGCAAGACCTGCCTTCTCATCGTCTTCAGCAAGGACGAGTTCCCCGAGGTTTATGTGCCCACCGTCTTTGAGAACTACGTGGCTGACATCGAGGTGGACGGCAAGCAGGTGGAGCTGGCCCTGTGGGACACGGCCGGCCAGGAGGACTACGACCGCCTGCGCCCTCTCTCCTACCCAGATACGGACGTGATCCTCATGTGCTTCTCAGTAGACAGCCCGGACTCTCTGGAGAACATCCCGGAGAAGTGGGTGCCCGAAGTGAAGCACTTCTGCCCCAACGTCCCCATCATCCTGGTGGCCAACAAGAAAGACCTGCGCAACGACGAGCACGTGCGCAACGAGCTGGCCCGCATGAAGCAGGAGCCGGTGCGCACTGAGGATGGCCGCGCCATGGCCATCCGCATCCAGGCCTACGACTACCTGGAGTGCTCTGCCAAGACCAAGGAGGGTGTCCGGGAGGTCTTTGAAACGGCCACCCGGGCGGCCTTGCAGAAGCGCTACGGCACTCAGAACGGCTGCATCAATTGCTGCAAGGTCCTATAG